From Novosphingobium sp. MMS21-SN21R, the proteins below share one genomic window:
- a CDS encoding nuclear transport factor 2 family protein, whose translation MAKNTRSIEERLQALEDREAIAQAVCGYGYAMDGCNAPAVGSFYAEDGVYAVADVGAFEGRPAVEAITRRETHLGLVHAGCAHISTPPYIVLDGDDAVATCHTMVAMHGENGFFVGRLSASRIQLQRQADGAWRIRHRQNYMLDGDPRGPAMLARLKEGRSLHEGK comes from the coding sequence ATGGCCAAGAACACCCGTTCCATCGAAGAACGCCTGCAAGCGCTGGAAGACCGTGAGGCGATTGCCCAGGCGGTCTGCGGCTATGGCTATGCCATGGACGGATGCAATGCGCCCGCCGTCGGATCCTTCTATGCCGAAGACGGCGTTTATGCGGTGGCCGATGTCGGCGCATTTGAAGGTCGTCCGGCGGTGGAGGCGATCACCCGCCGCGAAACGCATCTGGGGCTGGTCCATGCCGGTTGTGCGCACATTTCAACCCCGCCCTACATTGTTTTGGACGGTGATGATGCAGTGGCGACATGCCATACGATGGTGGCGATGCACGGCGAGAACGGCTTTTTCGTCGGCAGGTTGAGCGCATCGCGCATTCAGTTGCAGCGGCAGGCAGATGGTGCGTGGCGGATCAGGCACCGCCAGAATTACATGCTGGACGGCGATCCGCGCGGCCCGGCGATGCTGGCCCGGCTGAAGGAAGGGCGATCACTGCACGAGGGCAAATGA
- a CDS encoding glucose 1-dehydrogenase, translated as MTTSTGRLAGKVAIITGASTGCGPVMARRFVAEGASVLMCARREDLVQSEAAAIGPDAIGVRCDVTNEDDVRAMVERAITEFGQVDILLNNAAVPGQDKYIWEQTLENWNATIAVDLTAAMLCSREVVRQSMLERKTGSIINFSSTAGWRGDKRKTHYVAAKGGLRAFTKSVANDVGPYGIRCNCLVPGSIDTELWQNYARRRAGEEGVAVEDWRAATFASLPLRTISKPNDIANLALFLASDESQTITGQSINCDAGAYMVG; from the coding sequence ATGACAACCAGTACGGGCCGACTTGCCGGAAAAGTTGCGATCATTACCGGCGCGAGCACGGGATGCGGGCCAGTCATGGCGCGGCGCTTTGTCGCTGAGGGTGCAAGCGTACTGATGTGCGCGCGGCGTGAAGACTTGGTGCAGAGCGAAGCCGCCGCCATCGGCCCGGATGCCATCGGCGTGCGTTGCGATGTGACCAATGAAGATGATGTGCGCGCCATGGTGGAACGCGCGATCACAGAATTTGGCCAAGTCGACATTCTGCTGAACAACGCGGCGGTGCCGGGGCAGGACAAGTACATCTGGGAACAGACGCTGGAAAACTGGAATGCGACGATTGCGGTGGACCTGACCGCTGCGATGCTGTGTTCGCGCGAAGTTGTGCGCCAATCGATGCTTGAGCGCAAAACCGGTTCGATCATCAATTTTTCGTCCACGGCAGGCTGGCGCGGCGATAAGCGCAAGACGCATTACGTTGCGGCCAAAGGCGGATTGCGCGCCTTTACCAAGAGCGTGGCCAATGACGTGGGGCCTTATGGCATCCGCTGCAATTGTCTGGTTCCCGGCAGCATCGATACCGAACTGTGGCAGAACTATGCCCGCCGCCGTGCCGGCGAAGAAGGCGTCGCTGTAGAAGACTGGCGCGCCGCGACTTTTGCCAGCCTGCCTTTGCGCACGATTTCGAAGCCGAACGACATTGCCAATCTGGCGCTGTTTCTGGCCAGCGATGAAAGCCAGACAATTACCGGACAATCGATAAACTGCGATGCCGGCGCATACATGGTAGGTTGA
- a CDS encoding amidohydrolase family protein, which translates to MSECSFDIVVRAGTVLDGLGGAGYIADVAIKDGKIVEVGTVTGRGVEEIDAKGRIVTPGFVDIHTHYDGQVTWENRLAPSSGHGVTSVIMGNCGVGFAPSRPHQRETMIKLMEGVEDIPEVVMTDGIPWNWESFPDYLDALDQRHTDIDFAAQLPHNPLRIYVMGERGANAEPPTADEMAQMRALTAEAIRAGAIGVSTTRNLAHRFRDGRSAPTVLGDDDELLAIAAGLRDAGTGVFEMLGDDRISGEEQIALLRNICETSGGRPLSFTLTQPKDGNDRWQVILDGITKANADGLPLNAQVMPRPVGILVGLELSLHPFAFHPSFRKIASLPLAEKVKAMRDPEMRARLMSEQSEDPHDFFKTVVDDTEWLFPLSDPPNYHPAMEESIACRAREAGVDPLDLIYDELLKDDGRAILYRPSANRNGERFEGAGKAFLKHPHVLLGLGDGGAHYGMICDAALPTYFLTHWVGHPDPEKRVPLERAIQMLAYDTAQAVGLHDRGRIAPGYKADINVIDVDGLRLGLPHPVFDLPAGGRRLVQTASGYDATIVSGQVAYRHGESTGALPGRLIRGAKTAP; encoded by the coding sequence GTGTCGGAATGCAGCTTCGATATCGTTGTGCGCGCAGGAACAGTGCTCGATGGACTGGGCGGTGCAGGATACATCGCCGATGTTGCCATCAAGGATGGCAAGATCGTCGAAGTAGGCACGGTAACGGGCCGCGGAGTTGAGGAAATCGACGCCAAGGGCCGGATCGTCACGCCGGGCTTTGTCGACATCCACACTCATTACGATGGGCAGGTGACATGGGAAAACCGGCTGGCACCTTCATCGGGCCACGGCGTGACGTCGGTCATCATGGGCAATTGCGGGGTGGGCTTTGCGCCATCGCGCCCGCACCAGCGCGAAACCATGATCAAGCTGATGGAAGGCGTCGAGGATATTCCCGAAGTGGTGATGACCGATGGCATCCCGTGGAATTGGGAAAGCTTTCCCGATTATCTCGATGCGCTTGACCAGCGCCACACCGACATCGATTTTGCTGCGCAATTGCCGCACAACCCCTTGCGCATTTACGTGATGGGTGAACGCGGTGCCAATGCCGAGCCGCCGACCGCCGATGAAATGGCACAGATGCGCGCGCTGACCGCCGAAGCGATCCGTGCCGGTGCGATTGGCGTTTCGACCACGCGCAATCTGGCACACCGCTTCCGTGACGGACGCTCTGCCCCGACGGTACTGGGCGATGACGATGAATTGCTGGCGATTGCTGCGGGTCTGCGTGATGCCGGTACCGGCGTGTTCGAAATGCTGGGTGATGACCGGATCAGCGGTGAAGAGCAGATCGCGCTGCTGCGCAATATCTGCGAAACATCGGGCGGGCGTCCGCTATCATTCACGCTGACTCAGCCCAAGGATGGCAATGACCGCTGGCAGGTGATCCTTGACGGCATTACCAAGGCCAATGCCGATGGTCTGCCGCTGAACGCGCAAGTCATGCCGCGACCTGTCGGCATTCTGGTGGGGCTTGAACTGTCGCTTCACCCGTTTGCGTTCCATCCCAGCTTCCGCAAGATTGCATCGCTGCCACTGGCCGAGAAGGTCAAGGCCATGCGCGATCCGGAAATGCGGGCGCGGCTGATGTCTGAACAAAGCGAAGACCCGCACGATTTCTTCAAGACCGTGGTGGACGATACCGAATGGTTGTTCCCGCTGAGCGATCCGCCAAACTATCACCCTGCGATGGAAGAAAGCATCGCGTGCCGTGCGCGCGAGGCCGGGGTTGATCCGCTGGACCTGATCTATGACGAACTGCTCAAGGATGATGGCCGGGCGATCCTTTACCGCCCATCGGCCAACCGCAATGGCGAACGGTTCGAAGGCGCAGGCAAGGCATTCCTGAAACATCCCCATGTTCTGCTGGGGCTGGGTGATGGCGGCGCGCATTACGGGATGATCTGCGATGCGGCTTTGCCAACCTACTTCCTGACGCACTGGGTGGGCCATCCTGATCCGGAAAAGCGGGTTCCGCTGGAACGGGCGATCCAGATGCTGGCCTATGATACGGCCCAGGCGGTGGGTCTGCATGATCGTGGCCGGATTGCGCCGGGGTACAAGGCGGACATCAATGTGATTGATGTGGACGGCCTGCGGCTGGGGTTGCCGCATCCGGTATTCGATCTTCCCGCAGGTGGCCGCCGTCTGGTGCAGACCGCGTCCGGATATGATGCGACCATCGTGTCGGGGCAGGTGGCGTATCGTCATGGCGAATCCACCGGCGCACTGCCGGGGCGGCTAATCCGTGGCGCCAAAACGGCCCCTTGA
- a CDS encoding TauD/TfdA family dioxygenase, whose product MATISKAFDVSPIDAKLPFGAIVHGLRHDALRDPDVRQALVDLWIDKGVLLFRDGDATGAMQLDLSRCFGPLEAHLFPESRSEDVPELTKIKFYPEDGSYYSINGELRGGWLPWHSDLTYTNRINRGGILRPVQLPRRLGMTGFLCQIAAWNRLPVVLQEKIEGLHVVYEVEVNMELQRYSGVDARLVRLARSGTTIEKRKYGYPRVIHPMVYVQQETGRKILNVSPAFAVGIYENGSPAGDALLAEVMAYCTDNALAYFHDWKRDDMVLWDNWRTLHCATGVEPDETRVMVRTTIAGDYALGRNLGAGGPQVDFDV is encoded by the coding sequence ATGGCCACGATTTCCAAGGCGTTCGATGTATCGCCAATTGACGCAAAACTGCCATTCGGCGCGATTGTCCATGGCCTGCGACACGATGCGTTGCGTGATCCAGATGTGCGGCAAGCGCTTGTTGATCTGTGGATCGACAAGGGCGTGCTCCTGTTCCGCGATGGCGATGCAACCGGGGCCATGCAGCTTGACCTGAGCCGCTGTTTCGGTCCGCTGGAAGCGCACCTTTTTCCCGAAAGCCGCAGCGAGGATGTGCCTGAGCTGACCAAGATCAAGTTCTATCCCGAAGACGGTAGCTACTATTCGATCAATGGCGAACTGCGCGGGGGCTGGCTGCCGTGGCACAGCGATCTGACTTATACCAACCGGATCAATCGCGGCGGAATCTTGCGGCCCGTGCAATTGCCGCGCCGTCTGGGGATGACGGGTTTCTTGTGCCAGATTGCCGCATGGAACCGTCTGCCTGTGGTGCTGCAGGAAAAGATCGAAGGGCTTCACGTCGTTTACGAGGTGGAGGTCAACATGGAATTGCAGCGCTATTCCGGGGTTGATGCGCGGCTGGTCCGCCTTGCCCGATCAGGCACGACGATTGAAAAGCGCAAATACGGCTATCCCCGCGTCATTCACCCGATGGTTTATGTGCAGCAGGAAACGGGCCGCAAGATCCTGAATGTATCACCCGCCTTTGCGGTGGGCATCTACGAGAACGGTTCACCCGCTGGCGATGCGCTTCTGGCCGAAGTGATGGCCTACTGTACCGATAACGCGCTGGCCTATTTCCATGACTGGAAGCGCGATGACATGGTGCTGTGGGACAATTGGCGCACCTTGCATTGCGCCACCGGCGTCGAACCGGATGAAACACGCGTCATGGTCCGCACCACGATTGCGGGCGATTATGCGCTGGGGCGCAATCTGGGGGCAGGCGGCCCGCAAGTGGATTTCGATGTGTGA
- a CDS encoding glucose 1-dehydrogenase, with product MSLSGKVAIVTGGARGIGRAYVEALADSGAAVMIVDLLEDEGAKTVEAIRAKGQKAAFLKVDVASKDSTEAMAKATAEEFGGIDILVNNAAMFASLKGGPMSDISVDRWDRTMAVNVRGPWLCTCAVVPYMRQRGGGAIVNQTSISAFGMAYMLDYTASKAAVIGLTKSCASELGRDNIRVNAIAPGGTATEGYSEIMGGNMAAAEERARTTQLIAAQIQPEDMAATMMHLVGDGARFITGQTIVVDGGKYFLG from the coding sequence ATGAGCCTTTCAGGAAAAGTTGCCATCGTCACCGGTGGTGCTCGCGGAATTGGCCGCGCCTATGTTGAAGCCCTGGCTGATTCAGGCGCTGCCGTGATGATTGTTGACCTTCTCGAAGATGAAGGCGCCAAGACCGTCGAAGCGATCCGCGCCAAGGGCCAGAAAGCAGCCTTCCTGAAAGTGGATGTCGCCAGCAAGGACTCCACCGAAGCCATGGCCAAAGCTACCGCTGAGGAATTTGGCGGGATCGACATTCTCGTCAACAACGCCGCAATGTTCGCCTCGCTAAAGGGCGGCCCGATGAGCGACATTTCCGTCGATCGCTGGGACCGCACGATGGCGGTCAACGTCCGCGGCCCTTGGCTGTGCACTTGCGCGGTCGTGCCTTACATGCGCCAGCGCGGCGGCGGAGCGATTGTCAACCAGACCTCGATCTCGGCATTCGGCATGGCCTATATGCTCGATTACACCGCATCGAAGGCCGCAGTTATCGGCTTGACGAAAAGCTGTGCATCCGAACTTGGACGTGACAACATCCGCGTCAACGCCATTGCTCCGGGCGGCACCGCCACCGAAGGCTATTCGGAAATCATGGGCGGCAACATGGCTGCTGCCGAGGAACGCGCCAGAACCACACAGTTGATCGCAGCGCAGATCCAGCCTGAAGACATGGCCGCCACGATGATGCACCTTGTCGGTGATGGCGCGCGCTTCATCACCGGCCAGACCATCGTGGTCGATGGCGGCAAATACTTCCTGGGTTGA
- a CDS encoding glutathione S-transferase family protein codes for MLTVHHLATSQSDRIVWLCEELGIPYELKRYARDPVTRLAPAEYCALHPAGTAPVISDGDVQLGESAAIIEYIINRYGQGRLAVAPSDPAYADYLFWFHYANGSFMPAAMMGLVSRMVPAEGADALKSLTRRLDRAWDLVEARLGQSEYLAGDSFTAADIMILFPLTTMRLFAPRELAGYPNVAAYLQRIGARPAFKAAMEKADPGFVVPLT; via the coding sequence ATGCTTACCGTTCATCATCTTGCCACGTCGCAGTCAGACCGCATCGTGTGGCTGTGCGAAGAACTGGGAATACCGTACGAACTGAAGCGCTATGCCCGTGATCCCGTGACGCGGCTGGCCCCTGCGGAATATTGCGCGTTGCACCCAGCCGGCACTGCGCCGGTCATTTCAGACGGTGATGTGCAACTGGGGGAATCGGCGGCTATCATCGAATATATCATCAATCGCTACGGTCAGGGCCGTCTGGCGGTGGCGCCATCCGATCCCGCATATGCCGATTATCTGTTCTGGTTCCACTATGCCAATGGATCATTCATGCCCGCAGCAATGATGGGGCTGGTGTCGCGCATGGTGCCTGCCGAAGGTGCTGATGCGCTGAAAAGCCTGACGCGGCGGCTGGACCGTGCGTGGGATCTGGTCGAAGCGCGGCTGGGGCAGAGCGAGTATCTGGCAGGCGACAGCTTCACCGCCGCCGATATCATGATCCTGTTCCCGCTGACGACGATGCGCCTGTTCGCGCCGCGTGAACTGGCAGGCTATCCCAATGTTGCGGCGTACCTGCAACGCATCGGCGCGCGTCCTGCCTTCAAGGCGGCGATGGAAAAGGCCGATCCGGGATTTGTCGTTCCGCTGACCTGA
- a CDS encoding amidohydrolase family protein: MGSTLIRGGLLADGSGDEPRIGDIRFAGGIITEVGRDLAPLADETVIEADGLLVTPGFVDVHTHFDGQATWDTQLAPSCWHGVTTVVMGNCGVGFAPVRPGQQDRLIELMEGVEDIPGTALHAGMAWGWESFADYLDVLDQRQWMIDVGTQVPHAAVRAYVMGERAGAGQPTADDITQMQVQVRQGMQAGALGISTSRMLAHRTSRGEIVPGTLAQEDELEAMADVLRELDTGVFEVVPRGMDGEISVEAHAEIDWMADLARKSGRPLVFSMVQTHTESDRWRVYLDRAAQLQAQGVPFYPEVGPRPVGIIFGLQSEFTPFSHRPTYAALENLPLAERLAEMRKPDVRAQILSEPVGQYRSQGQQDMHTNFANMYRIANPINWEPTRAETMPVLAAAAGMDVEAYLYDYLLGENGGNLILYPYTNYTSGTLAEVHEMLAHPATRFGLGDAGAHCGIACDAGSTTLLLAFWTRDRTDGPQIALGQAVRMITRDTADLYGLGDRGRLQPGYRADINLVDYAQLELLLPHMVWDLPTGARRIMQRAKGYVATFVAGEQTIANDQATGALPGRLIRGAKSGPPQSAL; the protein is encoded by the coding sequence ATGGGCAGCACGTTGATCCGGGGCGGGTTGCTGGCCGATGGCAGCGGTGATGAACCGCGCATCGGCGACATCCGCTTTGCCGGGGGTATCATCACCGAGGTTGGCCGCGATCTTGCCCCGCTGGCAGACGAAACCGTGATCGAGGCCGACGGATTGCTGGTGACACCGGGATTTGTCGATGTGCACACCCATTTTGATGGGCAGGCGACATGGGACACGCAGCTTGCGCCATCATGCTGGCATGGCGTGACCACGGTGGTGATGGGCAATTGCGGGGTTGGCTTTGCCCCGGTCCGGCCCGGACAGCAAGACCGGCTGATCGAATTGATGGAAGGGGTTGAGGACATTCCGGGCACCGCGCTGCACGCCGGGATGGCGTGGGGCTGGGAAAGCTTTGCCGACTATCTTGACGTGCTGGACCAGCGGCAATGGATGATCGACGTGGGCACCCAAGTGCCGCACGCCGCGGTGCGCGCATATGTGATGGGTGAGCGCGCGGGCGCGGGCCAGCCAACCGCCGATGACATCACCCAGATGCAAGTGCAGGTGCGCCAGGGGATGCAGGCGGGCGCGCTGGGCATTTCAACCAGCCGGATGCTGGCGCACAGGACCAGCCGTGGTGAAATTGTGCCCGGAACGCTGGCGCAGGAAGATGAACTTGAAGCGATGGCCGATGTGCTGCGCGAACTGGATACAGGCGTCTTTGAAGTTGTGCCGCGCGGGATGGACGGTGAGATCTCGGTCGAAGCCCACGCCGAAATTGACTGGATGGCCGATCTGGCGCGCAAAAGCGGGCGTCCGCTGGTGTTTTCGATGGTGCAGACACACACCGAAAGCGACCGTTGGCGTGTCTATCTTGACCGTGCCGCGCAGTTGCAGGCGCAAGGTGTGCCGTTCTATCCCGAAGTAGGACCGCGGCCGGTTGGCATCATCTTTGGCCTGCAAAGCGAATTCACGCCGTTTTCGCACAGGCCCACTTATGCGGCGCTGGAAAATCTTCCGCTGGCTGAACGTCTGGCCGAAATGCGCAAACCTGATGTGCGGGCGCAGATCCTGTCCGAACCGGTTGGGCAATACCGCTCGCAAGGGCAGCAGGACATGCACACCAATTTTGCCAACATGTACCGCATCGCCAACCCGATCAACTGGGAGCCGACGCGCGCAGAAACCATGCCGGTGCTGGCAGCGGCCGCAGGGATGGATGTCGAGGCGTACTTGTACGATTACCTGCTGGGCGAAAACGGCGGGAACCTGATCCTCTATCCCTATACGAACTACACCAGCGGCACTCTGGCCGAAGTGCACGAGATGCTGGCACACCCGGCCACACGGTTCGGTCTGGGCGATGCCGGAGCGCATTGCGGGATTGCCTGCGATGCCGGTAGCACCACGCTGCTGCTGGCGTTCTGGACGCGGGACAGGACCGATGGGCCGCAGATTGCGCTGGGCCAGGCGGTTCGGATGATAACGCGCGATACCGCCGATCTTTACGGGCTGGGTGACCGGGGGCGGCTGCAACCGGGCTATCGCGCCGATATCAACCTTGTTGATTATGCGCAGTTGGAACTTTTGCTGCCGCACATGGTATGGGATCTGCCAACTGGTGCGCGGCGGATCATGCAGCGCGCCAAAGGCTATGTCGCCACTTTCGTTGCGGGCGAGCAGACCATTGCCAATGATCAGGCGACAGGTGCATTGCCCGGACGGTTGATCCGGGGCGCCAAGTCTGGTCCACCACAATCTGCGCTGTGA
- a CDS encoding CmcJ/NvfI family oxidoreductase — translation MPDRLKRRWLEQDKREGMAMEQGQTAERTSITTAMNFVRDKSGAGSFSNLNPELTTLKLASSQVEIHDARGLAKAPSFAQEGFEIHDLPMPGANFFDMDWVRNVYGPRTLEFVKQLVNADHIASFHAGMFFRDTGKMLDTLDTPLRGKAADFVHMDYTRASVMPFVREAVDAETLERFPHVKIFNVWRSLTPPPQDVGLAFCDQRTLDRDDWVFGQTVEKNFPQGVPFLTGVFNPAQKWHYYSAMSQDEVVIFKGCDTDEAAPVGCMHGAFVHPDPGHVTVPRASIEFRVIALFKD, via the coding sequence GTGCCGGACAGGCTGAAGCGGCGCTGGCTTGAACAAGATAAAAGGGAAGGGATGGCGATGGAACAAGGGCAAACCGCAGAGCGGACGTCGATTACGACTGCCATGAATTTTGTGCGCGACAAATCCGGCGCGGGATCGTTCAGCAATCTCAACCCTGAATTGACCACGTTGAAGCTGGCATCAAGCCAGGTTGAAATCCACGATGCGCGTGGCTTGGCCAAGGCGCCAAGTTTTGCGCAGGAAGGGTTTGAAATTCACGACCTGCCCATGCCGGGCGCCAACTTTTTTGACATGGACTGGGTGCGCAATGTCTATGGCCCGCGCACTTTGGAATTTGTGAAGCAATTGGTGAATGCCGATCATATTGCCAGCTTTCATGCCGGCATGTTTTTCCGCGATACCGGCAAGATGCTGGATACGCTGGATACGCCGTTGCGCGGCAAGGCGGCTGATTTCGTGCATATGGACTATACCCGTGCATCGGTGATGCCATTTGTGCGCGAGGCGGTGGATGCCGAAACGCTGGAGCGGTTTCCGCATGTGAAGATTTTCAATGTCTGGCGTTCGCTGACGCCGCCGCCGCAGGATGTCGGCCTTGCCTTTTGTGATCAGCGCACGCTGGATCGCGATGACTGGGTGTTTGGCCAGACGGTGGAAAAGAACTTCCCCCAAGGCGTCCCGTTTTTGACCGGGGTGTTCAATCCGGCACAGAAATGGCACTATTATTCAGCGATGTCACAAGATGAAGTGGTGATCTTCAAGGGCTGTGACACCGATGAGGCTGCCCCTGTGGGATGCATGCACGGGGCGTTCGTCCATCCCGATCCCGGCCATGTCACCGTGCCACGCGCCAGCATCGAATTCCGCGTCATCGCCCTGTTCAAGGATTGA
- a CDS encoding amidohydrolase family protein: MHDTVIRGGTVIDGTGNAGFVADVAISNGVITHVGAVTGPAREVIDAQGAIVTPGFIDVHTHYDGQFLWDDRLDPSFSHGVTTAIGGNCGVGFAPVRPEHRTALIELMEGVEEIPGVVLDEGLDWNWTSFPDYLNRLAERQYTMDIASHITHAPLRVFVMGERALRHEAATADDVAQMAGLVREAMDAGAVGFSGARLIEHLSSKGDNVPGTFADDDELLTIAKAMGESGHGTFQIIPLGGVGAVMYDQAGRDARRAEHDRIVRIAEVSGRPLTYSLVQFNSDSTDWQMMVEESERAAAAGLPITPQVGARGVGAMTMLDGYHIFMLRASYHEVAHLPLAERVAALRNPDRRAAILAEQSDPALVAQDLKLAAFIDTLRGRIGGIFPMTLPLNYEPAAEGKLEVLAAQAGVPMEEYLYDHYCAGDGSNVCASHALNFAGGGLDATYEMLRRDITASGLADGGAHMKMICDASMPTFMLSFWGRDRSRGPGLPLEHIVRKLSAKNAELYGLDDRGRIAPGMRADINVIDHQRLELHMPRMTHDLPMGSARLLQGSTGYIATMVGGCITRRNDEETGARPGRLIRAGQAEAALA, translated from the coding sequence ATGCATGACACTGTGATTCGCGGTGGCACGGTAATTGACGGAACTGGCAATGCCGGGTTCGTGGCCGATGTTGCCATAAGCAATGGGGTGATAACGCACGTAGGCGCGGTTACAGGCCCGGCCCGTGAAGTGATTGACGCCCAGGGCGCCATCGTCACTCCCGGTTTCATTGATGTGCACACCCATTACGACGGGCAGTTCCTGTGGGATGACCGGCTTGATCCCAGCTTTTCGCATGGGGTGACCACGGCCATCGGCGGCAATTGCGGCGTCGGTTTTGCGCCGGTCCGCCCCGAGCACCGGACGGCGCTGATCGAATTGATGGAAGGGGTCGAGGAAATCCCCGGCGTGGTTCTGGACGAAGGGCTGGACTGGAACTGGACCAGTTTTCCCGATTACCTGAACCGTCTGGCCGAACGCCAATATACCATGGATATTGCCAGCCACATTACCCACGCGCCGTTGCGGGTGTTCGTGATGGGTGAGCGCGCCCTGCGTCATGAAGCGGCCACGGCTGACGATGTCGCGCAGATGGCAGGTCTGGTGCGCGAAGCGATGGATGCGGGCGCAGTGGGTTTTTCCGGTGCGCGGCTGATCGAACACCTGTCGAGCAAGGGAGACAATGTTCCCGGCACTTTTGCCGACGATGACGAATTGCTGACCATTGCCAAGGCGATGGGTGAATCCGGCCACGGCACCTTCCAGATCATCCCCTTGGGCGGGGTTGGTGCAGTGATGTATGATCAGGCGGGCCGGGATGCGCGCCGTGCCGAACATGACCGGATCGTGCGCATTGCCGAAGTATCGGGCCGTCCGCTGACGTATTCGCTGGTGCAGTTCAATTCCGACAGCACCGATTGGCAGATGATGGTCGAGGAATCCGAGCGCGCTGCCGCAGCAGGCCTGCCGATCACGCCACAAGTGGGCGCGCGGGGCGTTGGCGCCATGACCATGCTGGACGGCTATCACATCTTCATGTTGCGCGCGTCCTATCATGAAGTTGCGCATTTGCCTTTGGCTGAACGGGTGGCAGCCCTGCGCAACCCGGACCGCCGCGCTGCCATTCTGGCCGAGCAAAGCGATCCGGCGCTGGTGGCACAGGACCTCAAGCTGGCGGCATTCATCGACACGCTGCGCGGCAGGATCGGCGGCATTTTCCCGATGACGCTTCCGCTGAATTACGAGCCTGCCGCCGAAGGCAAGCTTGAAGTGCTGGCTGCGCAGGCCGGTGTGCCGATGGAGGAATACCTTTATGATCATTATTGTGCAGGCGATGGCAGCAATGTCTGCGCCAGCCATGCGCTGAACTTTGCCGGGGGCGGGCTGGATGCAACGTATGAAATGCTGCGCCGTGATATCACCGCCAGCGGGCTGGCCGACGGCGGTGCGCACATGAAGATGATCTGCGATGCGTCGATGCCCACGTTCATGCTGTCATTCTGGGGGCGTGACCGGTCACGCGGGCCGGGTCTGCCGCTTGAGCATATTGTCCGCAAGTTGAGCGCAAAGAACGCCGAGCTTTACGGTCTGGATGATCGGGGCCGGATTGCGCCGGGTATGCGCGCCGACATCAACGTGATCGATCATCAGCGTCTGGAATTGCACATGCCGCGCATGACACATGATCTGCCCATGGGCAGCGCGCGGCTGCTGCAAGGATCGACCGGCTATATCGCCACCATGGTTGGTGGCTGCATTACCCGCAGAAATGATGAGGAAACCGGCGCGCGGCCCGGCCGGTTGATCCGTGCCGGACAGGCTGAAGCGGCGCTGGCTTGA